A segment of the Natronolimnobius sp. AArcel1 genome:
CCTATATGACTGAAGACGGCTGGAAATTCAAAGACAATGACTGAAAACAATAACAACACGGACGATAAGAAAGAGATGACTGGAGATAGTGAAGTGCGTAAAAGTGAACTATCAGAGGCTCTTGGAGAAGGATTCTTCCAAAAATCGGCTGAATCAAACGACGAAGATCGACCAAAAACAATTGAATACGACGACGGCTATATTCCGGCGAGATTCCGTAGTGAGGGTCGATCGACAGGGGAACGTCGGGCAAGACAAGAGAGAAATAATTCAGACGAATAGATGCAACCCTTGTCACCCGAGAACCTCCTTATCAGTCTTTTATTGATTGTACCAGGATTCGTTGCTGCATATATGGCGATTTCTATCGGTGTAATTGAAAAAGAGATTTCCAACTCTAAGTTTATTATTCTGTGTCTGGTTTTGAGTGGAATCATTGATAGTATATTTCTCACGGTTGTAGAATTGCTGGGTCATCAAATATCTTCACCACAAGGAATAGACAGCGTCTTTTTTAGCAATCGGTTCCATCCAGAGTATGTTGGTTTATTAGGAGTTGTAACCATTGTTATCGGAGCTATTTTTTCTTGGACGATCATTTACGATATCCCTGGTTTAATCCGCAAAAGAATGTGGGGTGAC
Coding sequences within it:
- a CDS encoding DUF6338 family protein yields the protein MQPLSPENLLISLLLIVPGFVAAYMAISIGVIEKEISNSKFIILCLVLSGIIDSIFLTVVELLGHQISSPQGIDSVFFSNRFHPEYVGLLGVVTIVIGAIFSWTIIYDIPGLIRKRMWGDREIRRNPWQPWEGVLKKATQERSAVQILTSDDELVKGQILEYSRAENPKEIHLYDPIWLDKHSGSWIEGGSGVLLLEEDIVRLEIIERTETEE